The Danio rerio strain Tuebingen ecotype United States chromosome 19, GRCz12tu, whole genome shotgun sequence genome includes the window ATAGCTTAGTTTATTAGCATAAACCGCTGCAAAAGTTgaaattttttaatattgtttttgtttacctcAATGATATACATAGAGGAATGTAATATAccgaattacatttaaaatttgtgtaatttgattactgtTACTAAAGTCAAAGTAATTGCATTACTTATgttacaaatataatttttagaagaaaaaaaaaatctttttttacatcaGGTTTTCCGCTGCAACATCAATTAATGAGCATGCAGTTTTAAATTGCTGGAAAATGTGAGCTCTTAACAACTTTTGACTGCTTTTAACTTGACCAGCAACTTATTTaagcacttgaacagaaagcattcCATGACAATACTCGTCACCAAAAAactcttttgaatatgtcaagctgctgtgatcaacccattgtaatgttttttagtgaatattaaattactgaaagtgctgcagtttattttgtatctaggtatatttgatataaaaatcaattaaatcagttaaagtaatcagattacttttttcCAGGAGTAGTCAGTAagttgtaatctattactttttaaagCAACTTACCCAACACAGTACCTGCTGTATGTCCTTTGTAGTGGCCATTCTATTGGCTTTCATACTGTTGTAAGGAAATTGGTCCACTGTAAAAGCCCTAATTTAATGTGTCTGTTCTCTCTTTCTGGGCTCAATAGTTACATAACAGAAATATGAATGACTTACTAGAAATGGATTGCTCTATAGAAATGCAAAAATGACTGAGTTTACTCTTGGGCTAATTTTACAATGACAATTAGTTTATATTAAAGACGCCTAATTTGTGTGTTAAATTAACACACACATTAAGAGTCTTTCATATAAACTAACTGTCACTGTAATATATTATTACACTATTaccatattattaatattattttttttttcagaatctgAAAACAGCATGCATACATCATAGGAACAAGACTGCAAAGGATTCCGTGAAAAACAAGTTTGAAACCATGGTATAATTGTGAAActgaaaattattattgttaatgtaaTTCTTATTCTTATCCTTATCCTTGTTCGTACTCAGAAATCAAAAGACTTCAGAAGATTCACCGCTGATGTTTTTACTGTCAGCTCGAAGGCATACTTTGATGCAGATCTTCAGATGGATCAAAATGAAACTggtaaaaaattaagtgaacctGGAAAACAAACGTTTTATTTATATGTCTGTTCATTCTCTTTTCATTAAATCATTGAACTATAAATATTCTTTCAATTATCTGTAGAAATCCCCAAACTGCAGGACCTTCTCAAGAACACCAACAAGAGCATCAGGAGGGAACTGATCAGAGATTATGTCAATCAAGCAAAGGGAGTTTTGTTCTTCATCCAAAGTATCAAACTGGATACAAATGAAGGAATGGTACAGAATTGCTGATTGATCATTTACAGATGTCTGCTTACATCAGTTAGTTCATTCAGTAATTCACTGCTGCGTTTCCTTGTGTTGTATAGGCAAAGCTTAAAGCCACAGTTTGTAAAGATTACTATGAGAGCCTTGAAAAAGCACTGAAGGAACTGAACAGTCGGTTTGATTCACATTACAAGATCATAGAGCAATGTTTCTCAAAAGGAGTGGAGAAATCAGTGGAACAGTGTGTCAGTACCACAAAGCCTGTGATTGCATCTGTAAGTGTGATTCTGTTCAGTGAAATATATGAAAGACAGAGGTGTAATGATACATTGAAATATCGGGAAGCATAGAAATGTGCTTATGCTTATCACTGATGTAAACAAAACGATTTGCCATTTTGAGCTTATTGTAGTCAGACATACAGTGCATCTGCACAATATTCATAGCTCTTCaccttttcacatttttttatgttacagccttattctaaaatggcttaaattcatttatttcctcaaaattcaacacacaataccccataatgacaatgtgaaaaaagagtttttgaaattgttgcaaatttattaaaaataaaaaacctgaaaaatcacctGTACATCactattcacagcctttgctcaaaatTTGTTGATGCACAACTGTCTtcgggaatttttgcccattcctctttgcagtacctatcaagttctatcaggttggataagaagtgatggtgtacagccattttcaggtctctccagagatgtttaataggatttagatctgggctctggctgggccactcaaagacatacaacgagttgttgtgaagccactccattaatctttgggcggtgtgctttgggtcattgtcctgctggaagatgaaccgtcgcaccagtctgaggtcaagagcactctgaagcaggttttcattcaggatgtctctgtacattgctgcattcatcttcccCTTTATACAGTCTATTCATgcagttcctgctgctaaaaaacatccccacagcatgatgctgccaccaccttggtattagcctggtgataagtggtgcctggttttctctaaacgTAACTCCTGGCCTTctctccaaagagttcaattttagtctcatcagaccagagagttttgtttcttatggtctgagaggcCTTCAGATGCTTTTTGGTAAATTCCAGAAGGGGAGTAGCTTCCATCTGGCCATTCTACTATGCAGGCCTAATTGGTGGATTGCTTGACAGATGGTTGTCCATCTGtatggttctcctctctccacagaagaacgctggagctcagacaaagtgaccatcggattagatggccggccagctctaggaagagtcctggtggtttcaaacatcttccacttacggataatgaagaccactgtgctcattggaactttcataGGGCAAAATTTTCTCTGTAACCTTCCCCATACTTGTACCTCAAGACAATCCGGTcttagaggtctacagacaatttctttgtcttcatgcttggtttgtgctaagacatgcactgtcaaccctgggaccttatatagacaggttttttaatttaccacaggtgaactccaattaagttgCTGAAACaactcaagaatgatcagtggaaacagaatgtctTGATTTGGTTCGCCCCAACTCTGCCCATCATTCTTACTCCCTTCTCAGATGCTATGGTAGGCCAAATCAAatttacaatgggccaactttggcctgcaggccctaGTTTGAGCATCTCTGCTCTAGACTATATATAATGCTGATTATAGtagcattattaaaatcaaatgtctgattttaccagtgataATAAACTCTTTATATGTAGTCCACGACAGAGTGCAAGCATACATGTCCAACATAATTAATAAATCATCTATAGAAGGACTGTCATAACTGTCCTGAGCAATGAGGACCAGGACGAATCtaaagtctattcaagtccaccTACCCAAgtctttaaataaatgtagcattttaaacAACATGGCCCTACATGCTATAATAGAATactgagaaaaaaacaaacaaaaatactgatattaaacatttttatagcatAAATTATTGTACTGTGAGTTCAGTATTGAGATACGGCTCGAATGAAGAGTTGACTGTAACGTCACACCCCCAATGAAAGATAATGTTTTTTACTTTCAGGACTTTCTAAATGTAAtgctttgttttgtattgtaaatCAGGTGAAACCATCAGATAAAACCCTCCAGGCTTTGTGCAAGAACAAAGGATATTACTGGCCAAAAAGCAAGGATGCAGCTGTAGATCTAAACAAGTGCTTGGCTAAACACATCTACGACAACATTGATGAGGAGTTCAATTTGATATTTCCGTAAGTTTTGCCATCATTCCCTATTCACTATACTGacagtttttgtcatttttttttacagtgataatTAAACAGTACgatgacaataaaaaaagattacaAGATTAAAAGTCAAAATTTCAATAATAAAGTTGCAATGTTACGGAAATAAAGTCAAAGTGATTGGAGATTAAAgcaaaaacataagtaaatattacaataattatttaagTTGTAAGAATAAATATTTTgcaaaatttgggaaaaaataactAAAGGGGTGCAAAAGGGGTGTGAAAGATTTAGTTAAATCCTACTTAAGGTTAGGATTTAGCAATAAAGATATTCTTTGTCTTTTGGCGCATCAGAAcaaagttcagatttttaaaagtGGCACTAATAAGCTGTCATAAAACAGAGTAAATACCCTGAAGTATAATCATATCTACATtagtgtttttaaatttatttgttgtaGGTGATGACATGTACCACAAACTAATGGTTAAACAATGGTTCCCACAAGTATATTAAAGAATAATTCATGTTCTGAACAATATGATAACAAGATTTTCCTTATTAAAGATTGTAATATTCTATgttttgtttaattcattttattagtgTTGATAGTAAAATCAAAACAGGGAAGTCGGTGCAAGAACAGATCGATAAGTTCAGTATCATTCAGAATGGCACAGTTTACCCTCCATCTTCCATGCTGTACCACATTCAGAACTTCATGAAAACAGAGGTGAGTTGTAATTtctatttcagttcatttatttatcatctATCTACATGAGATTGACGTCATCCATTCGTGACACTTGACTCTCACTATTTTGCATTCTGACGTGATACCTCACAACAAACATAAGCAGACTGTagctgtaattttgctcacagcAAGCCTCAATAATAGAACCAGTAGAAAGAGCTGTTTTGAGATTTACCGGCACTGGTTTGTCAAATTTGATTGGGGTTTAAGTTCAACGAAGgatggttccagaaaccaggtaaaacaataCCCCACTGAAATAGCTGTGTGATCCCAATGGTAAAAGCATAAAAAG containing:
- the nuggc.2 gene encoding nuclear GTPase, germinal center associated, tandem duplicate 2, with amino-acid sequence MEHCMQDLGPGGQCKTINFICTRTDDINIKEYQRSALPSGDQFTSGKNLKTACIHHRNKTAKDSVKNKFETMKSKDFRRFTADVFTVSSKAYFDADLQMDQNETEIPKLQDLLKNTNKSIRRELIRDYVNQAKGVLFFIQSIKLDTNEGMAKLKATVCKDYYESLEKALKELNSRFDSHYKIIEQCFSKGVEKSVEQCVSTTKPVIASVKPSDKTLQALCKNKGYYWPKSKDAAVDLNKCLAKHIYDNIDEEFNLIFPVDSKIKTGKSVQEQIDKFSIIQNGTVYPPSSMLYHIQNFMKTEETKVKTFLKRDVVHRKKKIYSSIQTTIQDQMTAGYKKAAEKKGVGAMGRRETTIIETIELLKDSMFKDTKIQFLKEFKSVTSDICERLKSELSRSVERSFSQSSKASLMDVSKEIETLETLSEHIAEI